A genomic stretch from Methylophilus medardicus includes:
- the ybaL gene encoding YbaL family putative K(+) efflux transporter, which yields MDHNLSLITTIAAAFALALIFGLIAEKLKLPALIGYLFAGILIGPSTPGFVADIAIASQLSEIGVMLLMFGVGLHFSVQDLMSVKRIALPGALAQMTLATLLGMLVAHYWGWSMGHGLVFGLSLSCASTVVLLKALESRRILESMNGKIAVGWLVVEDMVTVLVLVLMPALAGVLGGQGEVGNTGAIWEAIGVTLLEITGFVVVMLVVGKRVLPWLLWYVAGTGSRELFTLTVIAVAIGVAFFASSLFHVSFALGAFFAGMIMRESEYSHRAAEDSLPFRDAFAVLFFVAVGMLFDPAILVKQPVQVLSVVAIIILGKSLAAIAIVLALRYPLNTALTVAASLAQIGEFSFILAGLGVSLNLLSQDGMSLVLAGALISIALNPLVFATIKPLSNWVINKSDVARRLSERMDPYSELPMSTERKFLEGQVVLVGYGRVGRRIAQALTASMIPFVVAEQNREVVEKLRKQGQPAVSGNAADPMVLIQAHIANAAMLIIATPDSMDIRKMVDIAKQLKPEIEVVIRTHHEDEYQRLQKEFGEAVFFGEEELAKGMSGHVLQRFEKQII from the coding sequence ATGGACCACAACCTCTCTCTCATTACCACCATTGCCGCCGCCTTTGCGCTGGCGCTAATCTTTGGCTTGATTGCAGAAAAACTCAAATTACCCGCGCTGATTGGCTATTTATTTGCCGGCATCTTAATTGGTCCGTCCACACCAGGCTTTGTAGCCGATATTGCCATCGCCTCCCAATTGTCTGAAATCGGCGTCATGTTGTTAATGTTTGGCGTGGGTTTGCATTTTTCGGTACAAGATTTGATGTCCGTCAAACGGATTGCGCTACCCGGGGCCTTGGCGCAGATGACGTTGGCCACCTTACTCGGCATGCTAGTGGCGCATTATTGGGGCTGGAGTATGGGCCATGGCTTAGTGTTTGGCCTGTCATTGTCTTGCGCCAGCACGGTCGTGTTACTCAAGGCACTCGAATCCAGACGGATTCTAGAGAGTATGAACGGCAAAATTGCAGTGGGCTGGTTAGTGGTCGAAGACATGGTTACCGTGTTGGTACTGGTCTTAATGCCGGCACTGGCAGGGGTGTTGGGCGGTCAAGGCGAGGTGGGCAATACCGGCGCCATTTGGGAAGCCATCGGCGTGACCCTGCTCGAAATTACCGGATTTGTGGTGGTGATGCTGGTGGTCGGTAAGCGCGTATTACCTTGGTTATTGTGGTACGTGGCCGGCACCGGCTCGCGTGAGCTGTTTACCTTAACGGTGATTGCAGTAGCCATCGGCGTGGCTTTTTTTGCCTCTTCACTCTTTCATGTATCGTTTGCACTCGGCGCCTTTTTTGCCGGCATGATCATGCGCGAATCTGAATACAGCCACCGAGCTGCAGAAGATTCACTCCCGTTTCGCGACGCATTCGCAGTATTGTTTTTTGTGGCGGTCGGCATGCTGTTTGACCCGGCCATTTTGGTTAAACAACCAGTGCAAGTATTGTCGGTGGTCGCGATTATTATTTTAGGTAAATCGCTCGCGGCGATCGCGATTGTATTGGCCTTGCGATACCCCTTGAACACCGCGTTGACGGTGGCGGCTAGTTTGGCACAAATTGGTGAGTTCTCATTCATTCTGGCGGGCCTAGGCGTCTCACTTAACTTGTTGTCACAAGATGGCATGAGCCTGGTGCTGGCGGGTGCGCTAATCTCCATTGCCTTAAATCCATTGGTCTTTGCCACTATTAAACCGTTGTCAAATTGGGTGATCAACAAATCAGACGTGGCAAGGCGCTTATCCGAGCGCATGGACCCCTACAGCGAGCTACCGATGTCGACTGAACGCAAGTTTCTTGAGGGGCAAGTGGTGCTGGTAGGCTATGGCCGAGTCGGCAGACGGATTGCGCAAGCACTCACGGCCTCTATGATTCCATTTGTGGTGGCCGAACAAAATCGAGAGGTGGTCGAAAAACTCCGCAAACAAGGTCAACCCGCGGTGTCCGGCAATGCTGCTGACCCCATGGTATTGATACAAGCCCACATTGCCAATGCCGCCATGCTGATTATTGCAACACCGGATTCGATGGATATTCGCAAAATGGTCGACATTGCCAAGCAACTCAAGCCAGAGATTGAGGTCGTGATTCGAACGCACCACGAAGATGAGTATCAACGTTTGCAAAAAGAATTCGGCGAAGCTGTTTTTTTTGGCGAAGAAGAACTGGCCAAGGGCATGTCCGGACATGTGTTGCAGCGCTTTGAAAAACAGATCATTTAG
- a CDS encoding efflux RND transporter periplasmic adaptor subunit: MFRFPVRTLFIPFLCMLQLSACSKPQPASQAAGVAPEVAVLTVRTAEMPTEVELPGRVEAYRIAEVRARVSGIVAKRFYQEGQTVQADTLLFAINPEQLQASKLEAEAEVARTEANLINANDKLQRYQALVGDQSVSQRDYRAAQADAQLAKAEVAAAQAKLNRAKLDLGYANVRAPIAGVARRALVTEGALVGKDEATHLTTIEQIHPVYVNFAQSSSEVFALRKALRDGQLKGSDGGLNIQLLLPDGTLYAGSGKLSFSDVSVNQTTDSVVMRAVFDNPQHELMPGAYVRLKIRQATNPKAILIPRDALIRDQFSTRVWVVNAEGVLESREVQVGRAVDKQWLIEQGLQPGERVVVTNAATQTTGAKVTPKEMPVARPQTAVEASVSATSNLSANAAVRK; encoded by the coding sequence ATGTTCCGTTTTCCTGTCCGCACGCTGTTCATTCCCTTTTTATGCATGTTGCAACTGTCAGCCTGCAGCAAGCCGCAACCGGCCAGTCAGGCAGCGGGTGTTGCGCCTGAGGTGGCCGTGCTGACCGTGCGCACGGCGGAGATGCCGACCGAGGTTGAGCTGCCCGGCAGGGTAGAGGCCTACCGCATCGCCGAAGTGCGTGCGCGCGTGTCAGGCATCGTCGCCAAGCGCTTTTATCAAGAGGGGCAGACGGTGCAGGCGGATACGTTGTTATTTGCTATTAATCCAGAGCAATTGCAAGCCAGCAAGCTGGAGGCGGAGGCCGAGGTGGCTAGAACAGAAGCGAATTTAATCAATGCCAATGACAAGTTGCAGCGCTATCAAGCATTGGTTGGCGATCAGTCAGTGAGTCAGCGTGATTATCGCGCTGCGCAGGCTGACGCTCAGTTGGCAAAAGCGGAGGTCGCGGCTGCGCAAGCGAAACTCAACCGCGCCAAGCTCGATCTTGGCTATGCGAACGTGCGTGCGCCGATTGCGGGGGTGGCGCGTCGGGCCCTGGTGACCGAGGGGGCCCTGGTCGGAAAAGATGAGGCAACGCATCTGACTACTATTGAGCAAATTCATCCCGTGTATGTTAATTTTGCCCAGTCTTCCTCTGAGGTGTTTGCTTTGCGCAAAGCGTTGCGCGACGGCCAACTTAAAGGCAGCGATGGTGGACTCAATATTCAATTGTTGCTGCCCGATGGCACGCTTTATGCGGGTAGCGGAAAACTCTCATTCTCGGATGTCTCGGTGAACCAGACCACTGATTCGGTGGTGATGCGTGCCGTGTTTGATAATCCGCAACACGAACTAATGCCGGGCGCCTATGTACGGCTTAAAATCCGACAGGCGACTAATCCAAAGGCGATTTTGATTCCCAGAGATGCCTTGATTCGTGACCAGTTTTCAACGCGGGTATGGGTCGTCAACGCAGAGGGTGTGCTGGAATCCCGCGAGGTGCAAGTCGGCCGGGCGGTGGATAAGCAGTGGCTGATTGAACAGGGCTTGCAGCCGGGAGAACGCGTGGTGGTCACCAATGCCGCTACGCAAACCACTGGCGCGAAGGTCACGCCTAAAGAAATGCCGGTTGCACGGCCGCAAACAGCGGTGGAGGCGTCAGTGAGCGCAACGTCTAACCTCAGTGCTAATGCAGCGGTGCGAAAGTAA
- the hflX gene encoding GTPase HflX, giving the protein MQSEVKEPISHAVVAAVQLPNISDMEFEASLNELRELAKTLGYKIVHTFVQKRTGFDMTGYLGVGKREEIRDYVRSMAGDPDALAFNPDALNIDAVLVDHEISPSQARNLEIEVGCEVMDRTMVILEIFHRNARSRAARAQVEIARLGYMAPRLREAAKLAGPQGRQRSGAGGRGAGESHTELDRRKIRDRIAELQQEIVIMDGERRTQRARRQERQTLASVALVGYTNAGKSTLMRALTGSEVLVANKLFATLDTTVRALYPESVPRVLVSDTVGFIKNLPHGLVASFKSTLDEALDAALLLHVIDASDPGFERQLEVTDTVLAEIDADTVPRIRVFNKIDYVGDAQAQAACEASLRLKYPDCIVMSARRPDEVASLRQKIVDFFQQDLVEAALFLPWSAQQLRGKIYSTCQVLGERSEDEGTFLTVRGAHNDIQSLREQLGQRQATSPDDSL; this is encoded by the coding sequence ATGCAAAGTGAAGTCAAAGAGCCCATTAGCCATGCCGTCGTGGCAGCAGTACAACTGCCCAATATCAGCGATATGGAGTTTGAAGCCTCGCTGAATGAGCTGCGCGAGTTGGCAAAAACGCTCGGTTATAAGATTGTGCATACCTTTGTACAAAAGCGCACGGGTTTTGATATGACCGGATATCTGGGTGTGGGTAAGCGCGAAGAGATTCGTGATTATGTGCGCAGTATGGCCGGTGACCCAGACGCGCTGGCGTTTAACCCTGACGCCTTGAATATTGACGCGGTGCTGGTGGACCATGAAATCTCGCCGTCACAGGCGCGTAACCTTGAAATTGAAGTGGGCTGCGAGGTGATGGACCGCACCATGGTGATTCTCGAAATTTTTCACCGTAATGCGCGTTCGCGCGCAGCGCGTGCGCAGGTGGAGATTGCGCGGCTGGGCTACATGGCACCACGTTTGCGCGAGGCGGCGAAACTGGCAGGGCCGCAGGGGCGGCAGCGTAGTGGGGCGGGTGGTCGCGGTGCAGGTGAGTCGCATACTGAATTGGATAGACGTAAAATTCGTGACCGCATTGCAGAGCTGCAGCAAGAAATTGTGATTATGGATGGCGAGCGCCGCACGCAGCGCGCGAGACGTCAGGAGCGGCAGACGCTAGCGAGTGTGGCATTGGTGGGCTATACCAACGCCGGTAAGTCTACCTTGATGCGTGCGCTGACCGGCAGCGAGGTGCTGGTGGCGAACAAGTTGTTTGCGACCTTGGATACCACGGTGCGGGCTTTATACCCAGAGAGCGTACCGCGCGTGTTGGTGAGTGACACGGTTGGCTTTATTAAAAACTTGCCGCATGGTCTGGTGGCTTCATTTAAATCAACCTTGGATGAGGCGCTGGATGCCGCGCTCTTGTTGCATGTGATTGACGCGAGCGATCCGGGCTTTGAGCGGCAGCTTGAGGTCACCGATACCGTGCTTGCAGAGATCGATGCTGATACCGTCCCGCGCATTCGCGTATTTAACAAAATTGATTATGTCGGCGATGCCCAAGCACAAGCCGCGTGTGAAGCTAGCCTGCGCCTCAAATATCCGGATTGCATCGTCATGAGTGCCCGCCGCCCGGATGAAGTGGCTAGTTTACGCCAGAAGATTGTCGATTTTTTTCAGCAGGATTTGGTGGAAGCTGCGCTTTTTCTGCCGTGGTCAGCACAACAACTGCGCGGCAAAATTTACAGCACCTGTCAGGTCTTGGGCGAGCGCTCAGAGGATGAAGGCACTTTCCTGACTGTGCGTGGTGCGCACAATGATATCCAAAGTCTGCGTGAACAGTTGGGCCAACGCCAAGCAACATCGCCAGACGATTCGCTTTAA
- a CDS encoding multidrug efflux RND transporter permease subunit encodes MSRFFIDRPIFAWVIAILIVLAGLIAIKQLPIAQYPDIAPPVVNIAATYPGASAKVVEETVTSIIEREMNGIPGLMYVSATSNQGMASVSVTFRQGTNPDLAAVDVQNRLKSVEVRLPEIVRRSGIMVEKSADSFQLIVSLTSEDNHYSEIDLGELSSATVMPTLKRVQGVGKVQSFSPEYAMRIWPDPQKMAGLNVSVTEISSALRSYNTRLTLGQVGASGVPDSAPLSVSLEAEATLKTVEDFAHVPIRTQPDGSALLVKDVARVELGSSDYTYSSKVNGKNAAGMAIKLAPGSNAVETIQRVKDAMAQMHTFFPPNVAYQLSYDSSAFVSISIKKVIQTLIEAIVLVFVVMYLFMQNLRATLIPTIVVPIALLGTFAVMYWLGYSINVLTMFGVVLAIGILVDDAIVVVENVERLIAQEGLSAYDATVKAMAQISGAVVGITAVLVSVFIPMAFFSGAVGNIYRQFSLALAVSISFSAFLALSLTPALCVTLLRHETTPKARFFVWFNNRFQQLTERYTLLTSGLLQKPIRWLAVFALIVSLVAYLFVRLPGAFLPEEDQGNLIVMVSLPQGATLSETASVLGEMSRYIQQHEPVDIIFEVSGFSFYGSSTNSGMLFITLKDWSQRPLPAQQVQAIVERINQQFFARPNLSVFAMNAPPLPELGSVGGFDLKLVDRANVGIETLMQARDQLIAESSKHPELANVLFAGLYDTPVVNIQLNRTKASALGISLDEINDSLATLLGSNYLGDFVYGNQVRRVLVQADGNQRQTLEDIKKIRLKAANGSLVPLSSIVTLHWAMGSPQRTRFNGFPSFNINGGAGVGYSSGEAMQTIEKLVQGLGKGIGFEWAGQSLEEKQSGSQAVMLFGLSILIVFLVLAALYESWAIPFAVMLVVPLGVLGALLGVTLRGLPNDIYFKVGLIATIGLSAKNAILIVEFAREHALQGMPLIQASLMAAKERLRPIVMTSLAFGVGVIPLAFSSGAASGAQVAIGTSVLGGILTATLLAIFFVPLFFVMVGRWMKKPTVQQGVPHEV; translated from the coding sequence ATGAGTCGATTTTTTATTGATCGCCCAATTTTCGCTTGGGTCATTGCCATTCTGATTGTGTTGGCAGGTCTTATCGCCATCAAACAATTACCCATTGCCCAATATCCTGATATTGCGCCGCCAGTCGTCAATATTGCCGCGACCTACCCAGGCGCGTCTGCCAAAGTGGTTGAAGAAACGGTCACCTCTATCATTGAGCGTGAAATGAACGGCATCCCCGGTCTGATGTATGTCTCTGCCACTAGTAATCAGGGCATGGCGTCTGTCAGCGTGACCTTTCGCCAGGGCACTAACCCGGATTTGGCAGCGGTTGATGTGCAGAACCGCCTGAAAAGTGTTGAGGTGCGCTTGCCTGAAATTGTCCGTCGCAGTGGCATCATGGTTGAAAAGTCTGCGGACAGTTTTCAGTTGATCGTGTCTTTGACCTCTGAGGATAACCACTATAGCGAAATTGATCTTGGTGAATTGTCATCTGCCACCGTCATGCCGACGCTAAAACGGGTGCAAGGCGTGGGTAAAGTGCAATCGTTCAGCCCGGAATACGCCATGCGTATCTGGCCGGATCCGCAGAAAATGGCGGGCCTCAATGTGAGTGTGACTGAAATCTCGAGTGCCTTACGCAGCTACAACACCCGCTTGACGCTGGGGCAGGTTGGGGCGAGTGGCGTGCCGGACAGCGCGCCATTAAGCGTTTCGCTGGAGGCCGAGGCCACGCTTAAAACCGTCGAGGATTTTGCCCATGTGCCCATCCGTACGCAACCCGATGGCTCGGCGTTATTGGTCAAAGACGTGGCACGCGTAGAGTTAGGCAGCAGTGATTACACCTACAGCTCTAAGGTCAACGGCAAAAATGCAGCCGGCATGGCAATTAAACTCGCGCCGGGCTCCAATGCGGTAGAAACGATTCAGCGCGTCAAAGATGCCATGGCACAGATGCACACTTTTTTTCCGCCCAATGTGGCTTATCAACTGTCATATGACTCGTCGGCGTTCGTGTCTATTTCAATTAAAAAAGTCATTCAAACATTGATCGAAGCCATCGTGCTGGTGTTTGTGGTCATGTACCTGTTTATGCAAAATCTACGGGCGACGCTGATTCCGACCATTGTGGTGCCTATTGCTTTGCTAGGCACCTTTGCCGTGATGTATTGGCTGGGCTACTCGATTAATGTGCTCACCATGTTCGGCGTGGTGCTGGCGATTGGCATTTTGGTGGATGATGCGATTGTGGTGGTTGAAAACGTCGAGCGTCTGATTGCACAGGAGGGCCTGTCAGCTTATGACGCGACGGTGAAAGCCATGGCGCAAATCAGCGGCGCAGTAGTAGGGATCACCGCTGTGCTGGTGTCGGTATTTATCCCGATGGCGTTTTTTAGTGGTGCGGTGGGCAATATCTATCGTCAGTTTTCATTGGCGCTCGCGGTGTCGATTAGTTTTTCGGCTTTTTTGGCACTGTCGCTCACGCCTGCATTGTGCGTGACGCTGCTGCGTCATGAAACAACGCCTAAAGCTCGTTTTTTTGTCTGGTTTAATAACCGCTTTCAACAGCTGACTGAACGCTATACGCTTCTGACCAGTGGCCTGCTGCAAAAGCCAATCCGTTGGCTGGCGGTGTTTGCCTTGATTGTGAGCTTGGTCGCTTATTTGTTTGTGCGTTTGCCTGGGGCATTTTTACCGGAGGAGGATCAAGGAAACCTGATCGTGATGGTGTCATTGCCGCAAGGCGCCACACTGAGCGAAACCGCATCGGTGCTGGGGGAGATGAGTCGCTATATCCAACAACACGAGCCGGTGGATATCATTTTTGAGGTGAGTGGCTTTAGTTTTTATGGGTCTAGCACCAACAGCGGTATGTTGTTCATTACGCTCAAAGATTGGTCGCAACGACCATTGCCTGCGCAACAGGTGCAGGCCATTGTCGAGCGCATCAATCAACAGTTTTTTGCCCGCCCGAATTTAAGTGTGTTTGCCATGAATGCGCCGCCTTTGCCTGAGTTGGGCAGTGTGGGCGGCTTTGACCTGAAGTTAGTCGACAGAGCCAACGTGGGTATTGAGACGTTGATGCAAGCGCGTGACCAGCTGATTGCCGAGTCGAGCAAGCATCCTGAGTTAGCCAACGTATTGTTTGCCGGGTTATACGATACCCCCGTCGTGAATATCCAGCTCAATCGCACTAAGGCGAGTGCGCTCGGTATTTCGCTCGATGAAATCAATGATTCGCTGGCGACCTTGCTGGGTTCAAATTATCTAGGAGATTTTGTCTATGGTAATCAGGTACGCAGAGTGTTGGTGCAAGCAGATGGCAACCAACGCCAGACTCTAGAGGATATCAAAAAAATCCGGCTTAAAGCGGCCAACGGTAGCCTAGTGCCACTGTCATCTATTGTGACGCTCCATTGGGCGATGGGTTCGCCGCAACGCACGCGCTTTAACGGTTTCCCTTCATTCAACATTAATGGTGGCGCCGGGGTAGGCTACAGTAGTGGTGAGGCCATGCAAACCATCGAGAAGCTGGTGCAGGGGTTAGGCAAAGGCATTGGTTTCGAATGGGCCGGACAATCGCTGGAAGAAAAACAATCCGGTAGCCAAGCTGTCATGCTGTTTGGTCTGTCGATTCTGATTGTGTTTTTGGTGTTGGCTGCGTTATACGAAAGTTGGGCGATTCCGTTTGCGGTGATGCTCGTGGTGCCCTTGGGCGTCTTGGGGGCATTGCTCGGGGTCACGTTACGTGGATTGCCAAATGATATTTATTTTAAAGTGGGCTTGATCGCCACCATCGGTTTATCAGCAAAAAATGCGATTTTGATTGTGGAGTTTGCGCGAGAGCATGCATTGCAGGGGATGCCGTTGATACAAGCCAGCCTGATGGCGGCCAAAGAGCGCCTGCGTCCCATCGTCATGACCTCGCTGGCCTTTGGCGTGGGGGTGATTCCGCTGGCGTTTTCAAGTGGCGCCGCCTCAGGTGCACAAGTGGCCATTGGCACCAGTGTGTTAGGGGGTATTTTAACCGCCACCTTGTTAGCGATCTTTTTTGTACCACTCTTTTTTGTGATGGTTGGACGATGGATGAAAAAACCCACCGTTCAGCAAGGGGTCCCCCATGAAGTTTAA
- a CDS encoding LysR family transcriptional regulator yields MIERMHLAIIREVEQQGSLTAAAEKLFLTQSALSHSIKKLEQQLGTDIWLREGRSLRLTQAGQYLLAVAHRLLPQLSLAEARLRQFAQGERGTLRIGMECHPCYQWLLKVVSPYLADWPDVDVDVKQKFQFGGIGALFGYEIDMLVTPDPLHKPGLLFQPVFDYEQVLVVHRQHALAPLDYVRPEQLTNETLITYPVDIDRLDIYNQFLQPAGIRPQVHKPIETTDIMLQMVASGRGVAALPRWLVEEYQHRFEVVPVKLGKQGIAKQIYLGIRETDMVTDYVQAFITLASAQPSSFSPAKN; encoded by the coding sequence ATGATAGAACGCATGCACCTGGCGATCATTCGCGAAGTCGAGCAACAAGGCTCACTCACAGCGGCCGCTGAAAAGTTATTTCTCACGCAATCGGCCCTGAGTCATTCGATTAAAAAACTGGAGCAGCAATTGGGCACCGATATCTGGTTGCGTGAAGGCCGCAGCCTGCGGCTGACCCAAGCCGGACAATATTTACTGGCGGTCGCTCATCGGCTGTTGCCGCAACTCTCGCTGGCCGAAGCGCGCTTGCGCCAGTTTGCGCAAGGCGAACGTGGCACCTTGCGTATCGGCATGGAGTGCCACCCGTGTTATCAATGGTTATTAAAGGTGGTCTCGCCTTATTTGGCCGATTGGCCCGATGTGGATGTGGACGTAAAACAGAAGTTCCAGTTTGGCGGCATTGGCGCGCTGTTCGGCTACGAAATCGATATGCTGGTCACCCCCGACCCACTGCATAAACCCGGCCTGCTGTTTCAACCGGTGTTTGATTATGAGCAGGTACTGGTGGTGCATCGCCAGCATGCACTGGCGCCACTGGACTATGTGCGCCCAGAACAGTTGACCAATGAAACGCTGATCACCTACCCAGTCGATATTGACCGACTCGATATATACAACCAGTTTTTGCAACCCGCAGGCATCCGTCCGCAGGTACATAAACCGATTGAAACCACTGACATCATGCTGCAAATGGTTGCCAGTGGGCGCGGAGTGGCTGCTTTACCGCGCTGGCTGGTGGAGGAATATCAACACCGCTTTGAGGTGGTGCCGGTCAAGCTAGGCAAGCAAGGCATCGCCAAACAGATTTACCTTGGCATCCGTGAAACGGATATGGTCACAGACTACGTTCAGGCGTTTATTACACTGGCGAGTGCCCAACCGTCATCATTCTCACCCGCCAAGAATTAA
- a CDS encoding TetR family transcriptional regulator, which produces MARKTKEDAQKSRDQILDAAEHVFYRKGFTLTTMTDIAEHASLSRGAVYGHYKGKLEVATAMAERVIQCASPFQIQAHLSALSNLKHYCLQEIHSYIAPSSIQRVLFFLYVGIDDSPELLQLRFAWEKKRIAQIDSLLKQAIAQKELPAEVDFELISLYCKSIIEGVFSIIYFGNLSASERWQRAEQLCEYGLQRLSLKL; this is translated from the coding sequence ATGGCGAGAAAAACCAAAGAAGATGCGCAAAAAAGCCGTGATCAGATCCTCGATGCGGCAGAGCATGTGTTCTATCGCAAAGGCTTCACCCTTACCACCATGACTGACATCGCTGAGCATGCCTCCCTCTCTCGCGGCGCGGTATATGGCCATTACAAAGGTAAACTGGAAGTCGCAACAGCGATGGCTGAACGCGTGATCCAATGTGCCTCACCGTTTCAAATCCAAGCGCATCTATCTGCATTAAGCAATCTCAAACACTATTGCCTGCAAGAGATTCACAGTTACATTGCGCCCAGCTCGATCCAAAGGGTATTATTTTTTTTGTATGTGGGCATTGATGACTCTCCCGAGTTACTGCAACTCAGGTTTGCTTGGGAGAAAAAACGCATTGCACAAATAGACAGCTTACTCAAACAAGCGATTGCGCAAAAAGAGTTGCCGGCCGAGGTCGACTTCGAGCTCATCAGCCTGTACTGCAAATCGATTATCGAGGGCGTATTTAGCATTATTTATTTTGGTAATCTCAGCGCCTCTGAGCGTTGGCAGCGGGCGGAACAGCTCTGTGAATATGGTCTGCAGCGCTTATCCCTCAAGCTGTAA
- a CDS encoding efflux transporter outer membrane subunit, translating to MKFNRIAALIALGYLLSSCSLIPEYFRPAAPVPASYTAQTANETADDSPPLTWQSYFEDADLQQLIAVGLANNRDLKIAVLRMDEAKSNYGIQKANRLPTIQGTLGYDRSRTVFSANQAFEAELYRVGVGISDYEVDVFGRVKSLSQAALSQYLAVAENRQAVQATLISELARQYVNWLALNAQRKLTEQTLDDRKQMLQRTQRRFDAGLDQVLDVKAAQIQVEQVQAQLAQWQRQLATTQNALYLLLGEPSHHTPLPVKPLEALKLADLPPGLPSSLLTRRADIRAAEHQLKAANANIGAARAAFYPRLQFTTNVGLVNAEFSKLFSDTGSNYWSFSPQLVIPIFNYGRNKANLNLAQTRERIEVANYEKAIQTAFKEVMDSLSTRTVIAEEAAARARLQALETSRLQLVKRKLDQGLVTYLELLDAQRSVLDAQSQALLIQQQALQNQVGLFKALGGS from the coding sequence ATGAAGTTTAACCGTATCGCAGCCCTCATCGCGCTGGGGTATTTACTCAGTAGTTGCTCGCTGATCCCGGAGTATTTTCGACCTGCCGCGCCGGTGCCTGCGTCATACACCGCGCAGACCGCGAACGAAACAGCCGATGACAGCCCGCCGCTCACTTGGCAAAGCTACTTTGAAGATGCCGATTTGCAGCAATTAATCGCGGTCGGTTTGGCCAATAATCGCGATCTCAAAATCGCAGTGTTGCGCATGGATGAAGCCAAATCGAATTATGGGATCCAGAAAGCCAACCGTTTGCCCACGATCCAAGGCACGCTTGGCTACGATCGAAGCCGCACCGTATTCAGTGCCAACCAGGCTTTTGAGGCCGAACTGTATCGTGTCGGTGTGGGTATCTCTGACTATGAAGTGGATGTATTTGGCCGTGTCAAAAGTCTCTCGCAAGCGGCGTTATCACAGTACTTGGCGGTGGCCGAAAACCGGCAAGCGGTGCAAGCAACCCTGATTAGCGAGCTCGCTAGGCAGTATGTCAATTGGCTAGCCCTCAACGCTCAACGCAAGTTGACCGAGCAAACGCTGGACGATCGAAAGCAAATGCTGCAACGCACGCAACGCCGATTTGACGCCGGCTTAGACCAAGTGCTGGATGTGAAAGCTGCACAAATTCAAGTCGAGCAAGTGCAGGCGCAACTTGCGCAATGGCAGCGCCAACTCGCTACCACACAAAATGCGCTGTATTTGCTGCTTGGAGAACCCTCACACCACACCCCCTTGCCGGTGAAACCTCTAGAGGCATTAAAGCTGGCCGACCTCCCCCCCGGTTTGCCGTCCAGTTTGTTAACCCGGCGTGCGGATATTCGCGCTGCTGAACATCAGCTCAAAGCGGCCAACGCCAATATCGGTGCTGCGAGAGCGGCGTTTTATCCGCGCCTGCAATTTACCACCAATGTGGGTTTGGTGAATGCTGAATTCTCTAAATTGTTTTCTGACACTGGCAGCAATTACTGGTCTTTCAGCCCGCAACTGGTCATTCCGATCTTTAATTATGGGCGCAACAAAGCCAATCTCAATCTTGCCCAAACCCGCGAACGCATTGAAGTGGCCAATTATGAAAAAGCCATCCAAACCGCATTCAAAGAAGTCATGGATAGTTTAAGCACGCGCACCGTGATCGCTGAGGAAGCCGCAGCCAGAGCCCGTTTGCAAGCACTGGAAACCAGTCGACTGCAGTTGGTAAAACGCAAGCTCGATCAGGGGCTGGTGACTTACCTTGAGTTGCTCGATGCCCAACGCAGTGTGCTCGATGCGCAATCGCAAGCGCTACTCATTCAACAGCAGGCGTTGCAGAATCAGGTGGGGCTGTTTAAGGCGCTGGGTGGAAGTTAA